Proteins encoded together in one Microcebus murinus isolate Inina chromosome 16, M.murinus_Inina_mat1.0, whole genome shotgun sequence window:
- the LOC142861189 gene encoding uncharacterized protein LOC142861189, whose product MVIPECPTPLLGRDILTKLKARIHFEEGGIMVTDNEGRPLSGPRVTQVLTLTQADEYRLYQPTKSRGDSIDQWLREFPMAWAETGGTGWAKHRPPLYIELKPGAEPARVRQYPMSREAKAGITPHIRRLLDSGILRKCQSAWNTPLLPVKKPGGKDYRPVQDLREVNARTLDIHPTVPNPYTLLSSLSPTLSWYTVLDLKDAFFSLAVATRCQEIFAFEWQDEERGVYGQLTWTRLPQGFKNSPTLFNEALQDDLKSAAPEHDCLEILAETQMARRDLKDRPLPNSDLIWFTDGSSFVREGHRYAGAAIVDSQGKLIWAACLPQETSAQKAELIALTEALRRAQGKRLTVYTDSRYAFGTVHINGTLYRERGFITAEGKEIKHKPEILHLLEAILLPKAVAVVHTPGHQSGNSLEAKGNRQADAEAKKAAYEGMPLSVLHTGPGLPPPGMVQIPPVPTYTETDKAWAEEQKNTHQGGDGWIWDKEHRMIMPEALGRRHINLDTPLPRKTSQQERPRMVPEPVESDGGPREPTEGNGKPNASCLQGEQC is encoded by the exons ATGGTCATTCCTGAGTGCCCCACACCACTACTAGGCAGAGACATACTCACCAAGCTCAAGGCCCGAATTCACTTCGAAGAGGGGGGGATAATGGTAACTGACAATGAAGGCAGACCCCTCAGCGGCCCCCGGGTCACCCAGGTTCTAACATTGACACAGGcggatgaatatagactgtaccagcCCACAAAGAGCAGGGGAGACAGTATAGATCAATGGCTCCGAGAATTTCCCATGGCTTGGGCTGAGACAGGGGGTACGGGGTGGGCCAAGCACAGGCCGCCCCTCTACATCGAACTAAAGCCAGGTGCTGAGCCGGCTCgtgtcagacagtaccccatgtcccggGAGGCAAAGGCGGGGATAACAccccacattcggagactccTAGACAGTGGGATTCTCAGAAAATGCCAGTCAGCTTGGAATACACCCCTGTTGCCGGTAAAGAAACCTGGAGGAAAAGATTATAGACCAGTACAAGATCTTAGAGAAGTCAATGCAAGGACTCTGGACATCCACCCTACTGTTCCAAACCCCTACACTCTGCTAAGCTCGCTCTCTCCCACGTTATCCTGGTATACAGTTCTAGATCTAAAAGATGCTTTCTTCAGTTTGGCTGTGGCGACACGCTGTCAAgagattttcgcctttgagtggcaggacgaAGAGAGAGGGGTCTATGGGCAACTGACATGGACCAGGCTGCCTCAGGGGTTCAAAAATTCACCCACCCtcttcaacgaggccctccaggATGACCTGA AATCAGCAGCACCCGAGCACGACTGTCTCGAAATCCTGGCTGAAACCCAGATGGCCCGGAGAGACTTGAAGGACCGCCCCCTTCCGAACAGCGACCTAATCTGGTTCACGGACGGGAGCAGTTTCGTCCGAGAGGGACACAGGtatgcaggggcggccatagtagatagCCAGGGCAAGCTTATCTGGGCGGCCTGCCTTCCACAGGAAAcgtctgctcagaaggcagagctGATAGCGCTGACAGAAGCACTCCGCCGGGCTCAGGGAAAGAGGCTGACTGTATACACCGACAGTCGCTATGCATTTGGGACGGTGCATATAAACGGGACCCTCTACAGAGAAAGGGGgttcatcacggcagagggaaaagagatcAAGCACAAGCCCGAGATTCTCCACCTGCTAGAAGCCATCCtactgccaaaggcagtggcggtagtccacaccccgggacacCAAAGTGGGAACTCCctagaagcaaaaggaaacaggCAGGCAGACGCAGAAGCCAAAAAGGCTGCGTACGAGGGCATGCCACTAAGCGTCCTACACACGGGCCCCGGCCTGCCGCCTCCGGGAATGGTACAGATACCCCCAGTGCCCACCTATACAGAGACAGACAAAGCCTGGGCCgaagaacagaaaaatacacaCCAAGGCGGAGACGGATGGATATGGGACAAAGAGCATCGCATGATAATGCCAGAAGCTTTGGGACG